A genome region from Pseudomonas pergaminensis includes the following:
- the recA gene encoding recombinase RecA has product MDDNKKKALAAALGQIERQFGKGAVMRMGDHDRQAIPAISTGSLGLDIALGIGGLPKGRIVEIYGPESSGKTTLTLSVIAQAQKMGATCAFVDAEHALDPEYAGKLGVNVDDLLVSQPDTGEQALEITDMLVRSNAIDVIVVDSVAALVPKAEIEGEMGDMHVGLQARLMSQALRKITGNIKNANCLVIFINQIRMKIGVMFGSPETTTGGNALKFYASVRLDIRRTGAVKEGDEVVGSETRVKVVKNKVAPPFRQAEFQILYGKGIYLNGEMIDLGVLHGFVEKSGAWYAYNGSKIGQGKANSAKFLADNPDIAATLEKQIRDKLLTAAPDVKAAANREPVEEVEEADTDI; this is encoded by the coding sequence ATGGACGACAACAAGAAGAAAGCCTTGGCTGCGGCCCTGGGTCAGATCGAACGTCAATTCGGCAAGGGTGCCGTAATGCGTATGGGCGATCACGACCGTCAGGCGATCCCGGCTATTTCCACTGGCTCTCTGGGTCTGGATATCGCGCTCGGCATTGGCGGCCTGCCAAAAGGCCGTATCGTTGAAATCTACGGTCCTGAATCTTCCGGTAAAACCACCCTGACCCTGTCGGTGATTGCCCAGGCGCAGAAAATGGGCGCCACCTGTGCGTTCGTCGACGCCGAGCACGCCCTCGATCCTGAATACGCCGGCAAACTGGGCGTCAATGTTGACGACCTGCTGGTTTCGCAGCCGGACACTGGTGAGCAAGCCCTGGAAATCACCGACATGCTGGTGCGTTCCAACGCCATCGACGTGATCGTAGTCGACTCCGTGGCTGCCCTGGTACCGAAGGCTGAAATCGAAGGCGAGATGGGTGACATGCACGTGGGCCTGCAAGCCCGTCTGATGTCCCAGGCGCTGCGTAAAATCACCGGTAACATCAAGAACGCCAACTGCCTGGTGATCTTCATCAACCAGATCCGTATGAAGATCGGCGTGATGTTCGGCAGCCCGGAAACCACCACCGGTGGTAACGCGCTGAAGTTCTACGCTTCGGTCCGTCTGGATATCCGCCGTACTGGCGCGGTGAAAGAAGGTGACGAGGTTGTGGGTAGCGAAACCCGCGTTAAAGTCGTGAAGAACAAAGTGGCTCCGCCGTTCCGTCAGGCTGAGTTCCAGATTCTCTACGGTAAGGGTATCTACCTGAACGGCGAGATGATCGACCTGGGCGTACTGCACGGTTTCGTTGAAAAATCCGGTGCCTGGTATGCCTACAACGGCAGCAAGATCGGCCAAGGCAAGGCCAACTCGGCCAAGTTCCTGGCGGACAACCCGGACATCGCTGCCACGCTTGAAAAGCAGATCCGCGACAAGCTGCTGACCGCAGCGCCAGACGTGAAAGCTGCCGCCAACCGCGAGCCGGTTGAAGAAGTGGAAGAAGCTGACACTGATATCTGA
- the recX gene encoding recombination regulator RecX: MTVVLDTLVAVRRTAMDLLARREHGRVELTRKLRQRGAEPEMIETALDRLTEEGLLSESRYLESFVSYRARSGYGPARIREELSQRGLQRADIDLALRECGINWQAQLEDTWRRKFSGHLPIDARERAKQGRFLSYRGFSMEMISRLLSGRDMDD, encoded by the coding sequence ATGACCGTTGTACTGGATACACTCGTCGCCGTTCGGCGCACCGCAATGGACCTGCTCGCTCGCCGCGAGCATGGTCGGGTCGAGCTGACGCGTAAACTGCGTCAGCGCGGCGCGGAGCCCGAGATGATCGAAACAGCCCTCGACCGCCTGACGGAAGAGGGGCTGCTTTCCGAATCCCGTTACCTCGAAAGTTTTGTCTCCTACCGAGCCCGCTCCGGCTACGGCCCGGCGCGTATTCGCGAAGAGCTGAGTCAGCGAGGCCTGCAACGCGCAGATATCGACCTTGCCTTGCGTGAATGCGGGATCAACTGGCAGGCGCAGTTGGAAGACACCTGGCGACGCAAGTTTTCTGGCCATCTGCCTATTGATGCCAGGGAGCGTGCGAAGCAAGGGCGATTCCTGAGTTATCGCGGGTTTTCGATGGAGATGATCAGTCGCTTGTTGAGCGGTCGAGACATGGACGACTGA